From the Sphingobium sp. RAC03 genome, the window GAACATGGCGGCGGCACCGGTGTCCGCGATGACGGATTGCTGGAATCGGCGCTGGCACGTCCGCTCAACCAGTGGACCTATGGTGAGGAGGATCACTGCCAACTGGCCGCTGCCTATGCTTTCGGCGTCGTGCGCAACCATCCCTTCGTCGATGGCAACAAGCGCACCGGCTGGGTGCTGGCGCGCCTGTTTCTGGCGCTCAACGGCGTTGCCCTAAGTTTCGACGCGAGCGACGCGACCCGCACCATGCTGGACTTCGCCGCCGGGAATCTGGGCGAAGCGGACCTGGCCGACTGGTTCCGCCAGCACCTCGCCCCCGCCTGACCGCGCCGTTCCGTTACCCCCGCTCGCGCGCCTTGATCTTGCGCACGTCGGCCAGCTGCCCCATCAGTATCGCCAGTGCGTCGCGTTCCGGCTGGGGCAGGTCCGTCGTGTCGAAATGGCGGATCAATATTTCGAGCGCGTCGCCGATGCGGCCGATCTGGCGGCCATAACTGCCGACCTCGTCCAGCACCGTGCGTTCGATGTCGGGCCGCGCCGTCTGCCCCAGGGTGATGTTGACGAGGCCGATCTGCCCGCCATTCTGCGTCCAATAGAGAGGATTGATCGCCTGCCACAATTTTTCGGGTGCCAGCGCCATGGTGAAGGGTTGCATCGGGCCGTCCTTCGCTCGTTCGAGACGAACCGAAAGCTGCCATGGCAGACCCGCCTGCGCAAGCGCGCTGTCCTACCGGCCGCAACGCTGCTATGCTCTCGCCCAGGCTTTGCGATAGGATCAATGCGGCGCAACATAGTATCGCAATGTGCGGGAAAAGTGCGAAGCTAAGGCCGCGACGCCGCCTGTCCTTCGGCCCGCACCCCCCTTGCCACTGGACCGCCCGGCCATAAGCCCTACATAGCCCTCTTATGCCTCCCGAAACGCCCGAAACCGCTCCCTTGCCGCCCGTCTGGGCGACCTTCCGCCGCTTCCTGCCCTATTTGTGGCCGGCCGACGCGCCCGCGCTGCGCCGCCGCGTCGCCATCGCGATGCTGCTGGTGCTGCTCGCCAAGCTCATCAGCATCGCCATGCCCTTTGCCTATAAGGGCGTGATCGACCGGATGGCACCGGGCATGGAACCGGCGGTGGGTCTCGCCATCGCGCTGGTGCTGGTCTATGCCGGTGCGCGGTTCAGCGCGGTGCTGTTCGACAATCTGCGCAATGCCGTGTTCGAGAAGGTAGGGCAGGAGGCCAGCCGTCGCCTCGCCGATGACGTGTTCGTCCATCTCCACCGCCTGTCGCTGCGCTTCCACCTCGACCGGCGCACGGGTGCGGTCACCAAGATCGTCGAGCGCGGGACCAAGAGCATCGACACGATGCTCTATTTCC encodes:
- a CDS encoding type II toxin-antitoxin system death-on-curing family toxin, which produces MVESGEQRREPVWIEKPVALAIHDRQLAEHGGGTGVRDDGLLESALARPLNQWTYGEEDHCQLAAAYAFGVVRNHPFVDGNKRTGWVLARLFLALNGVALSFDASDATRTMLDFAAGNLGEADLADWFRQHLAPA